The Drosophila nasuta strain 15112-1781.00 chromosome 2R, ASM2355853v1, whole genome shotgun sequence genome segment GTGAGAATCTGTTGTGCAAAGTTcgtaattattaaattagtccAATTAACATGTCAGTGGCAAAGATGCCACAGCAAAGCAATGCACAGCAATCAGTGTAGATGTTTGTCTCAATTTcgtgtcataaattaaactaaacttCGATACTCAATACTCAAGCCATTTAAAGTGCTCGTTTGTGGTGTGAAATTGTTAATATGAAATGATAGGTGTGATTTCAAATAAACTCGAGGAAATGTCTGGGTTAGATTTCTGTTAAAGGAGAGATAAATATTTCAGTGATAATTTAAGAAGTCAAGAACTTATTGGTAAATGTAAAGCTACTATATAGCAAGGTGgattaaaatactgaattggTCGTAAAAGCCATAAAATATCATTACGGTTGGGACAATTAAAACAATGCTGATGACTGGCAATGGGAAGCGACATATCGGCAAATGACACTGGCCAGATGCAAAGGCCGACAACGAGGGCCATGCGAATGTGAATATTGCAATCGAATTAATCCTTTATAAGCATTTTTGTGCACTTCAGTGGGCGACGTCGACGCTGCTGTTAACGCTAACGctgacgttgctgctgctgttgctgttgctattggtgttgctgtcgctgttgctgttgacgtCGATGTCGTTGACGGCAACGTGCTGTGAATGCTGATAAGTGCGTGCGGTTGCCACGCCCAGCATTGAATGCGGCTTTTATGCATATCAGTTGCAACGGCCAGCTGGAAGGACAACAGGACATTGGACACTGTGGcccaagcacacacaacaattgTGTCCTGTGTCCGTGAGTGTTCTGGGTGTTGCTAATGGCCATGACCGAGTCGTGTGGAACCGTGTATAtgggtctctctctctctcattctctgtgagtgtgtgagtgtgtgtaaccaaataatcaatttaacgatatgggaatgggaatgggaatgagaatggCAACAGGCTGCCCAGGATTCGTGCTGTGTTAATTTGCTGCTGTGCCCGCAATTTCGtgccataaataaacaaagttgctgttgctctcgttgctattgctgcttttggtattgttgttgttgttgttgttgtggccgCTGTTGGTGTTGAGCATTGTCTACTTGGTAGTTGCTATCCTCTCCGCCCAACGGCCTGTTCAGGCCACGTCAGCATTGTTGACTGTTTTGCAGCTGATACTGAAACAGCCGCAGCTACAATGACaactcacattcacacacacacacacacacagaaagcaagagagagcgagagagagagagagagagagcgatgcCGAGAGCAACCACGGGCGGTCTCCATTTTTGGCCCGCTGTCAAAGAAAGTTAACAATGcgactgcaattgcaacagcaacagcaactgcaactgcaactgcgtcTGCGACTGCCAAATGCCCCACATTTGCAGCTTGCCAAGCAGTCGTCGAGCATTGCGCATCGAGCGCCGCCCAGCGCCACCCACAAGTTTGTTGGCGCATCTTTCTTCTGGCTGTGTGGTGTAAATGggtttacttttatttcatttgtttgttgttgctgttgctgctactgctgccaAGTCGACACACTTTTGAGCTGTGCACAATTTTTACTACACTTTTGTCTACCTCTCGGCCTTTTGGCCAGAGCTCCAAgtctcagtttcagtttcaggccatttgtttgtttgtgtatgtgcgtttctgtatttttttattttgcatgtCGCTTGTCAcactgcttgttgttgttgttgcacttgctgGCTATAAGTTGAATGAACGCGCGTACAAAAGACTCTTGTGGACAATATTAATGGGAAGCCGGGAGAAAATATACGCAGAGTTCGAGTTTCGCAGAGGATTATTTTGGGGGGCTTGAGGCACGCAGCTggtttgccatttgccacattatttataaattaaattgttttattttttattttaatttgatttgcctGCGGTTGGCTTAGCAGTGTGCAATTACataacattaaatataattaaaattgttgcgtttgcatttcaaacattcctaaaagtatgcttcacttttttttaaggATTATGATTGATTTGCATGTGAAATTTGATCAACTGTATTTCTAATTTGTTTCACCACATttagaataattttaattgcaattttagtgcatttatcatttattataaaaatacgaAAGTTGTATGCAAAGTTTAAGCTACGGTTTATTCTTGTTTCACATCGCATACGAATgcaataataaactaaaaataagttaaatcaGCTCGATTTGTGTTCAAAAAGAAGTTTTCAACTACGAAATTCAGAGCATACATTTGCTTGAAAACTCAGTAAAAAATTCAAGTGTGGGATctgtttaaaataataattatttgaaccatccaaactttatttaaataaagcatTTCCGCTTGTTATGCGGGAGATGACAACGATTCCTAGAGCAATGGACTTTATGCGAGTAGGCGATGGCTTAGGGCTTTCAGACAGACGACGAGCAATGATTTCTGAAATACGgaattccattccattctgCTTGGTCTAACCCTTTTCCGGTTCGGTGTCTTGGGCTTATGGCGCTCTACTTGGCTTAAGGCGTCAGTCACCCCGGCAACTTGATTTCGCGCAGTGTTCTCTGCCAAATAGCGTGTTGAGCGTGCTGAGCGTGCTGAGCATGCTGTGTGTGCAATCTCGACACACAcccacaccaacacacacacacactcacacacagagacagacaccCACAACATATAtctgtacatatatataattttttttttttgcattttatgccGCTCAGCGGCGCTTGTAGCTCGTTATGTTGATTGGATTTTGTGCCGCCCGCTTGTATAACGGCGAGAAAGTAGTACACATacagttacacacacacacacaggcgcTCGCTTACGCACACTATTAAGGCACTTGCGCTGCAAGCAATGGAATAAAGTCAAGTATtccgtgtatgtgtgtctgtgtctgtgtgtgcgtatgcAACTGTACTTGTATGCGTGCCATAAAGCTggattcatttttttttttttttgcttcgcACGCTTCTCTTCTCGTTTTATGTATGCAAAATTTTTTTACACTCTCGTTTTCGCagtatgttgttgttgtttttttttattattattctctCGGTttcgttatatttttttttgtttttcgctaAATTGTAAGTAAGTGGGCTTAGTAGCATTTCGCCGTTTAGACGTTCTTGCGAGAGTTTCGTGCAAGTactcgtgtgtgtgtattggtgtcTATCTgcgtatgtgagtgtgtgtgtctgacaTTTTGTGGCGTAAGGATTTGCATAAAGCCCACCTCAGCCAGAGACTTaactttaacatttatttttgcagcCATTtgataaaattttcaaatttgccTCCACAATGAAAACATTGCCTCATTTTCCGGGCTGTTCCGTGAACTTGCAGGGATGTTGGGGGCAGGGGGGCAATAGAGATTTTGTTTGAAGGCAAAGGTTAAAGTGCAGCGCCCAAAAGCGAGGTGTATTCGAGAAGTCATCGAAAGCAatcgaataaaaatatattaataccTGTTTGTTTAAGTTACAGAGATATCAGTATTAATCTTAACTACAATTGcttcattaaatatcaatgaatatattttactttaagtGTGTTTAGCAGAAATACTTCAGCCCCCTCTCGTAAATTGTCAGGCATCGTTGAAACATCATTCAGCCAAAGGTCAAAGCTTGCATCGACCAACGCTTTCAGGctgttaattaattgaaatgtcaaTACATTGTTCGCGCCCAGACGCAACTTTTAATGAAAGTGATGCTACAAAGGGGCAAAAGGAGCAGAGATGCTTCGGGCCCCAGTCATGGGgagagcaggagcaggagagATGGAGCATGTCTATAGGCTCTCCCAGAGCTATTATTAGCCCCAAAGAGCAAAATCATCTATCATGGCGCATGTCATAGGCGGAGGGCGTGTGCTTTCTATTTTTAGAGGCTGCCAAGCGAACCCAAGCGAGTCTCAAACGCAACCTTAACTCAAAATTAGCTCGCATGAAAATGTTGTCCCTTCCTTTGGCTTTCTCCCCCCCAGCCAAAAAAGAagcccaaaaaaatataccgggTAGATTGGCGAAAATTTATGGCTGTTACGCCGGATGAACCCATCGAAGCCGCTAACAAATTGCCGGCCTGTTACTTTACCTAGTTGTGGGTCAATAAACTAAACCAAGCAATGCCAGTTAGCTAGTATCATGCGATAAAAATTATACACATTCTATACAACATGACACCAGCAAAGCGAAAGCGTCGCGTGATAAGCGCGATAAGCAGTCAGTCGCTTATGTGTACATACGTCCCACCGACCTGGCCCCGCTTCTCTTATTGGCTGAAATTGCCACAGTGCGTGCTAAAAATGCACACGCacctacatacacacacgtataCAAGTACTATATACTTTCACATACCATATTCACAtgctgtgtgtgagtgtgtgtgtttatatgcGGACTGTCCGTAGATAAATCACACATTCTAACGCTTGGCGGCCATTTAATGGCTGTCAAGATAAGCTTCGTCCTGGTCGCCTGCCCGCCTGCCTCTCATCTCCTCCTTCTCGCACTGcctgcaaaataaataattgactAAAATTGTGTGGCCATGGTTTACATAGAGGTGGCTAATGCCATTACTTTGCTGGGCGTTCTGTTAACGGAGCTGGAAAAGTGCATTCTGTTGTACACAATATAATCGATATTGTTGTAATAGCTGAAAATTGTGCTGCTCGTCGATAAACTCGCAGCATGACATGTTCAAATTTAAAGTGTTGTATTCAATTCAACATTACTTCTATGCAAAGCAATTAGGGCAATAAAATTCTAAGAACTCAtagtttaaattgttaatcTTATCATATAATGCAATGAGATAGCGTAGAAAGTTTTTTCGAGATTATTTTGTCTCAAACATATCTCGCATTCATGGTAAGTCGTCATTACTTATCAGAAAGACCTAGTTTCAGACTCACTCATCGAGAAACCGGACCTCCTGTTAAACTCATGATAAGCAAGagttgaataaattttaaaatcttaaGGTGGTTTTGCCTGAAGATTAAATCGATATGACGgtagtttataatttatgaaggTACTAAAGCTCTTGAAGATGCAGgtgaatgtttttttattcttgTATATAAATGacaccacaaaaaaacacgGCAGTTGCAAAAAAATGTTGGACAAAAGTACACGCCAGACGTCCAGCTACAACCCAGAGCTAAAAATCTGGTCAGGAGCCAGTGAACCAAGTTCCTACAGCAATGATTTAACAATTGGTGAGATTATATTTGAACAATTGCAAAAGGAACCCGAGAGAATCTGTCAAATTTCTCATAACGAGAAAACAAGTTTAACTCGCTCCCAATTATTAGAAAATGCGTCCAAAGTAGGTGCATATTTGCGTCAAGAAGGATTcattgaagaaaaaaagataTTGTTGCCATATTTGGGAGGGATACAACGCATGAAGCTTCGTTGGCCTTTGGCTGCATGTTCAATGGAACGCCATTTCATGCACTTTATCCTGACATGAGTGATTCTATAATTTACCATTCTCTTATTGCAACCAAGCCCCGAATAATGTTCTGTTGTGCCCAAGACTAcgctaaattaaaaaaaattggctGATACGATAAATAATCAAATGGTAACCAAGTTCATAATCTTTGATGGAAATGTAGAAGgtattacaaatatacttGATATATTTCAAACACAATTGCAACCTGATTATAAGCCCGAAAGCTTTAAAAATGGCATAGATCGAATGTTGGCCATATTGAATACTTCCGGCACAACTGGCATACCAAAGGCAGTTACCATTTCGAGCAGTCGAAAGATATTTGATCCATACAGGTAagaagaatttatttaatgacaGCCAGATctatcatttaaatttgtatttatattgtagATATCTCTGTCAAAATGATGTACAATATGCGGCAACTCCCCTAAACTGGGTGTCTGGCTTGGTGGCTTTGATTACGTCTGGAGTGTACGGAACGTTACGAATTATTTCCAAAGAAGCTTTTAGTGCCACTTCATTCTTGACCTTGTGTGGAGAATATAAAATCACTTGGACTGTGGTGGCTACCCCTTACATTGCTATGATAGCGAATAGCAAGGAGGTGAATGCCAAGCAACTAAGTAGTCTACAGTATATACTGTACGCAGGAGATCGATCTCTAACTGGGACattgcaaaaaaatgcaatcGTATTTGCAATGTGAAGGAATTCTTCATCAAGTCTATGGAATGACAGAGTTAGGTTGCGGGGCAACCTATAACTTTGGTCCTCAATCAAAACTGTCATCGGTGGGTCTAATCCAGCCTAATATTCGCATGCGTATTGTAAGCGAAAGTGGTCAAGCTTTAGGACCGAACGAACGGGGAGAAATCCACTGTCATCTTGGACAACATTGGGGAGGATACTTCGGAAATGCACTAGCCAGGTCGGAGGTACAGGACTCGGATGGATGGATTCATACGGGAGATTTGGGTTACTTTGATGATGATAACTACCTTTATATTGTGGGTCGAAAAAGCGATTTCCTTAGATTTGCGATGGAAATGTATTATCCACGTGAGATCGAGGAAGTCATAGCTCAAATGTCAGAAGTCTCTGaagtttgtgttttttggcatttggaATGAGATCGACGGCgatgcagcagctgcttcggTGGTAGCTAAACCAGGATGTCAATTAACAGCCAACCAAGTGCTGGACTTTGTTGCGGAAAACATCAGCGAAGACTATAAGCAGCTGCATGCAGGAGTTCAGATCGTCCCGAATTTGGCTAAGAATCTTAACGGCAAGGTAAATCGGCAGGCCGTAAAAGAGGAATTTCTCAAGGCAACAGGACAAATTTGAATGATATAATTCTTGTTTAATTTTGATGCTCAGTTGATGGTGAAGCTTACTTGGAATACCCGCGGTTTCAATATTTTcctttgttgtgtttttttcacTATATGTAATTATTACGAATTAACTATTTCATAAAGCTTCAAcgcaaattttcaggaatcataaaaaatgtCATTATGTTATGTGTTTTATGTGTACTAGCACCAGCTTCAAATTTTCTCTTggtatttgatattttttcgATTAATGAGGCGAAAGCGGGTTTggcaaaaaaattgaaaggTGGAAAAATAACAAGTGTTGTCGAAGCCCTATCTCTTATGTACCTCCAGTATGCACAAATTTATAGTACACTTTTGCACTATGGACAGCgtatataaaaatctttatACTCACAGTTGAGCTGCCAGCTGATAAACTTTGCTTCTATGCTATCAACTCGAGCaatacaaatttctttttCAGACACTTATCGGTCAAAGCTATTATAACATTgttgcaaatttgttgtttgtttgttgcaaatttttatttgataagaGTCTGAAGAAAGCTCAAAAAACTTTCATGCAAGCCAGACACTAAAAGAGAGATCAGTAACAAAATAATGTTGGACCTAAGTAAACACCTGACAACATCCTACAATGCGGAGCTCAAAATCTGGGCAGGAGCCAGTGAACCAAGTACCTAGAGCAATGATCTAACAATTGGTGAgattatatttaaacaattgcaaaaggAACCCTAGAGAATCTGTCAAATATCGCATAGCGAGAAAACGACTCTTACTCGCTCCCAATTATTGCAAAATGCGTCTAAAGTAGGTGCAAGCTATCAGTAATACCAGCGCAGTCCTTGTCTATTGCGCATTTAACTGTAGATAGTAGTGGTTATTTCTCAGAAGAGCACAATCGAAAGTAGATatcttaatttcttttctatGATATGATATCAACTCgagcaataaaatttgtatttaagaaCTAATCTAAGTTGTTATATAACTTTAAATGGTACCATATCAGTTTGATAACCAAGAGTACATAGAtagcacaaaaaataattcGGTGCTACTAATCAAAAGAGATATCAGTAACGAAATAATGTTAGACCTAACTAGACGCCTGACAACCAGCTACAATCCGGAGCTAAAAATCTGGTCAGGAGCCAGTGAACCAAGTTCCTACAGCAATGATCTAACAATTGGTGAGATTATATTTGAACAATTGCAAAAGGAACCCGAGAAAATCTGTCAAATTTCTCATAGCGAGAAAACGAGTCTAACTCGCTCCCAATTATTAGAAAATGCGTCTAAAGTAGGTGCATATTTGCGCCAAGAAGGATTCATTGAAGAAACCGATATTGTGGCCATTCTCGCAAAGAATACAACTCATGTTGCTTCGTTGGCTTATGGTTGCATGTTCAATGGAACTCCATTTCATACAGTGCATCCTGACACTATT includes the following:
- the LOC132785144 gene encoding 8-demethylnovobiocic acid synthase-like produces the protein MVTKFIIFDGNVEGITNILDIFQTQLQPDYKPESFKNGIDRMLAILNTSGTTGIPKAVTISSSRKIFDPYRYLCQNDVQYAATPLNWVSGLVALITSGVYGTLRIISKEAFSATSFLTLCGEYKITWTVVATPYIAMIANSKEVNAKQLSSLQYILYAGDRSLTGTLQKNAIVFAM